The Rhodopirellula islandica genome includes a region encoding these proteins:
- a CDS encoding methyltransferase domain-containing protein — protein MFELRCTVRNCGLALSPVEGGLRCEKRHHFDRAREGYYSLSQPQDRKSKQPGDADAAVLARHRWLQRGHASGLIDALRPWTAMQAGNGNSRTIDLGCGEGTFGPALFGDSPGSYCGIDLSKKAIKLAARGWPEATWVWANADRSLPVADASVSCVLSLFGRRPVAEIARVLTEDGMLIVAVPGEEDLIELREHVQQSGQRRSRWEKVVDEMAVAGLKLVEHRLWQEQVDLDSEAIADAMAMTYRGVRFSQNARVQTATAMPVTLAADLMLFRT, from the coding sequence TTGTTTGAGTTGCGCTGTACAGTTCGAAATTGCGGGTTGGCTTTGTCGCCGGTGGAGGGTGGGCTGCGCTGTGAGAAGCGGCACCATTTCGATCGGGCTCGCGAGGGCTATTACAGCTTGTCCCAGCCACAGGATCGCAAGTCCAAACAACCGGGCGACGCCGATGCCGCTGTGCTGGCTCGTCATCGTTGGCTACAGCGTGGGCATGCCAGCGGATTGATCGATGCCTTGCGGCCTTGGACGGCGATGCAAGCGGGAAACGGCAACTCCCGAACGATCGACCTAGGTTGCGGCGAAGGCACCTTTGGGCCGGCTTTGTTTGGCGATTCGCCGGGCAGTTACTGCGGGATCGATCTGTCAAAGAAAGCGATCAAGCTGGCCGCTCGCGGGTGGCCGGAGGCGACTTGGGTTTGGGCCAACGCGGACCGATCGCTGCCGGTGGCGGATGCCAGTGTGTCGTGTGTGCTGTCGTTGTTCGGCCGTCGGCCGGTTGCCGAGATCGCTCGGGTGCTGACGGAAGATGGCATGCTGATCGTTGCCGTTCCGGGTGAAGAGGACTTGATCGAGCTGCGTGAACACGTGCAGCAATCCGGGCAGCGCCGAAGTCGATGGGAGAAGGTCGTCGACGAGATGGCGGTTGCGGGATTGAAACTGGTCGAACATCGGCTGTGGCAAGAACAGGTTGACCTGGACAGTGAAGCGATTGCCGATGCAATGGCAATGACCTATCGCGGCGTGCGTTTTTCCCAGAACGCTCGCGTGCAGACCGCCACCGCGATGCCAGTGACGCTGGCCGCGGATCTGATGTTGTTCCGGACGTAG
- a CDS encoding amidohydrolase, producing MNKNCMNNRSFSTLLVVAFAVVCSQTGWQVNLRAHDIVPGSPQKQPIVIRNTTLHLGNGSIVSNGSILFEDGMISEVGDSVRLPDSARVIDGKGKHVYPGLIDSYTDIGLREITAVDVTVDNVERGELNPNVRSWVAFNPDSELIPVARAGGVMLAHVVPGGRLLQGQSGVMQLDGWSYQDMLVKGPAGLCVNWESVMPRGGDSKDKAKRYDEQIQELDDLLERARRYGESIAADDSGSTDLRLESLLPVIRGERPVFVQADRLGAIESAISFFTSRRIPMVLCGGADAMHCVDRLAAHDIPVILIATYRLPRRRSDPVDALYSLPAQLRESGVRFAIAGEGAGYPGGASNLRNLAYQAGVAVAHGLPHEEAVRAITQSPAEILGVADLVGTLAAKHHATLIIADGDVFESGTRVVDAYVQGRQVDLGNKHKQLYRKYEQLP from the coding sequence ATGAACAAGAATTGCATGAACAACCGGTCATTTTCGACGTTGCTCGTTGTCGCGTTCGCGGTGGTCTGCAGCCAGACAGGCTGGCAAGTCAACCTCCGGGCGCATGACATCGTTCCTGGTTCGCCCCAAAAGCAACCCATCGTGATCCGCAATACCACGCTGCACTTGGGCAACGGATCGATCGTATCCAATGGCTCGATTCTGTTTGAGGACGGAATGATCAGCGAAGTCGGCGATTCAGTCCGGCTACCCGATTCGGCTCGCGTGATCGATGGAAAGGGCAAACACGTGTACCCAGGTTTGATCGACTCGTACACCGACATCGGACTGCGAGAAATCACGGCGGTGGATGTGACGGTCGACAATGTCGAACGTGGCGAACTGAATCCGAATGTTCGTTCCTGGGTCGCGTTCAATCCGGACAGTGAACTGATTCCGGTGGCACGAGCGGGCGGCGTGATGTTGGCACACGTGGTTCCGGGCGGACGTTTGTTGCAAGGGCAATCCGGCGTGATGCAGCTCGATGGTTGGTCGTACCAAGACATGTTGGTCAAAGGCCCGGCCGGTTTGTGCGTGAATTGGGAATCCGTGATGCCTCGCGGCGGTGATTCCAAGGACAAGGCAAAACGTTATGACGAACAGATTCAGGAACTGGATGATTTGCTCGAACGAGCCCGCCGGTATGGTGAATCGATTGCGGCGGACGACAGCGGTTCCACGGATTTGCGATTGGAAAGCTTGCTTCCAGTGATTCGTGGTGAGCGTCCTGTGTTCGTTCAAGCGGATCGTTTGGGCGCGATCGAATCAGCGATTTCGTTCTTCACGTCGCGACGGATTCCGATGGTGTTGTGTGGCGGTGCCGACGCGATGCACTGCGTCGATCGCTTGGCCGCTCACGATATCCCGGTGATCTTGATCGCCACGTATCGCTTGCCACGCCGGCGTTCAGACCCCGTCGATGCACTGTATTCATTGCCAGCTCAACTCCGTGAGTCCGGCGTGCGTTTCGCAATTGCTGGAGAGGGTGCGGGCTATCCCGGTGGTGCGTCGAATCTTCGCAACCTGGCCTATCAGGCGGGTGTTGCGGTCGCACATGGTTTGCCACATGAAGAAGCCGTCCGAGCCATCACGCAGTCTCCCGCCGAGATCCTAGGCGTGGCAGATCTGGTCGGGACATTGGCAGCAAAGCATCATGCGACGCTGATCATTGCCGATGGCGACGTCTTCGAATCAGGCACGCGAGTGGTGGATGCCTATGTGCAAGGTCGCCAAGTCGACTTGGGAAACAAGCACAAGCAGTTGTACCGCAAGTACGAACAGTTGCCCTGA
- a CDS encoding amidohydrolase family protein gives MLTISVACLAVVAHGQDIRGVAPVVGLRTHSPTDVLLTGATLVANPDHYLKDLGSEDSAKDSDENASTGDVLIRAGRIVAVSDSIEPPPGCRVVDCSGKTIYAGWINAWQEVPSDSLTSGDDYWNANIVANREVRDLSSVPDAGKLRSQGFTTTVLAPKGRILGGQPSVWSLNESKDDPDNSHAGPQRIADLKWMTAALSVPRGNDSGERYPNSPMGAVALLRQSLYDAQWYRDASAAHDANPSLPQPDHSETLQTLHQALVGSTFVFDCPNERMALRAQKIANEFSLRSIVRGSGREYREAAAIAALDRVLLLPLDFPEAPDVATPESAREVDLVNLMDWKFAPTNPAEMVRQGATICLTTDRLDDPGKFLARLRTAVKRGLSRRDAIAALTTTPAGMLGLERSHGRIAAGMSANLIVASGDLFEKDTKVWKVLVDGQEFVVNEEPETKVASLVGSWKLRMPADSATQVKLAITQKDGRLSAELIGTTPKEETDEEVLEGEKENLKESSDESVDGDTASSKTDDEESDTESESDASDETKSEEEGSKENKDEEPKEQTSKQKLKKIVQRLDQFAGQITCEDSEDALCQALGLPEGTHRVVIRSGAKSLEKVSESEPLSIEFYPIGKPARRFETSWVEPETDSDKTPEEESTDEKASEDEAPEDKDVESDDSDDSKDADGEQPPEVEVASAEPEQAPEESAADEPVVEELQVVRPLGVYGRSEPVAPVTRVLFQGALVWTCEDRDDLRVPETPMDVLVENGRIVAVDEHITVPTGEDCTIIDASGKHITPGLIDCHSHAATDGGINESGQVVTSEVRVGDFIDNTDITIYRQLAGGVTTANILHGSANPIGGQNQVVKFRWGDSMDDFRFQDAPLGIKFALGENVKRNTSRYPNTRMGVEQLLRDQFLAAREYAGAHRRWSSGQRDTLPPRVDLQLQTLVEIQDGKRWIHCHSYRQDEIMATLDVLDEFGIRIGSLQHILEGYKVADRMVEHGAMASSFADWWAYKFEVYDAIPYNGVLMHNKGIVVSYNSDDAEMGRHLNTEAGKAIKYGGVPPTEALKFVTLNPAKQLRIEDRVGSIEVGKEADLVVWSGPPMSTTSRCEQTWIDGRPMFRLQDEAKLRARDEAWRNELIQELLDGKPKTDSEEPSKDDDEKALADHQTMELKEEERWLRYDEFCNSRGAQQSVQQNARQAAQQAAKSQRSEEVQ, from the coding sequence ATGCTGACCATTTCGGTGGCGTGTCTCGCCGTCGTTGCTCACGGCCAAGACATTCGTGGAGTGGCCCCCGTCGTGGGGCTTCGCACCCATTCTCCCACCGACGTGTTGCTGACCGGAGCAACGCTGGTGGCCAATCCCGATCACTACCTGAAAGACCTGGGGTCGGAGGATTCAGCCAAGGACTCGGATGAGAACGCGTCCACGGGCGATGTTCTGATCCGCGCTGGTCGCATTGTCGCGGTGAGTGATTCGATCGAACCACCACCTGGGTGTCGCGTCGTGGATTGCTCGGGCAAGACCATTTACGCCGGATGGATCAACGCTTGGCAAGAGGTTCCCAGTGACTCATTGACCTCAGGCGATGACTATTGGAATGCAAATATCGTGGCCAATCGCGAGGTTCGCGATTTGTCGAGCGTTCCAGATGCCGGCAAGCTTCGCAGCCAAGGGTTCACGACGACGGTGCTGGCACCAAAAGGACGCATCCTTGGCGGGCAGCCTTCGGTGTGGTCGCTGAATGAATCCAAGGACGACCCCGACAACTCGCACGCAGGGCCGCAACGCATTGCGGATCTGAAATGGATGACGGCCGCGCTGTCCGTGCCACGCGGAAACGATTCCGGGGAACGATATCCCAACTCACCGATGGGCGCGGTGGCTCTGCTTCGCCAGTCGCTGTACGACGCGCAGTGGTACCGTGATGCGTCAGCGGCCCATGACGCGAATCCGTCGTTGCCGCAACCGGATCACAGCGAAACGTTGCAGACATTGCATCAGGCGTTGGTTGGATCGACGTTCGTGTTTGATTGCCCGAACGAACGAATGGCACTGCGAGCTCAGAAGATTGCGAACGAGTTCTCGCTGCGATCCATCGTCCGCGGGTCCGGCCGAGAGTACCGCGAGGCGGCAGCGATCGCGGCTCTGGATCGTGTGCTGTTGTTGCCGTTGGATTTTCCAGAGGCCCCCGACGTGGCGACGCCCGAGTCCGCTCGTGAAGTGGACCTGGTCAACCTGATGGATTGGAAGTTCGCTCCCACGAACCCAGCCGAAATGGTTCGCCAAGGCGCGACCATTTGTTTGACCACCGATCGGCTGGATGATCCGGGCAAGTTCCTGGCTCGCTTGCGAACGGCAGTCAAACGAGGGTTGTCACGTCGCGACGCCATCGCCGCGCTCACCACCACACCGGCTGGAATGCTGGGGCTGGAGCGGTCGCATGGCCGCATCGCCGCCGGGATGTCTGCGAACTTGATTGTCGCGAGTGGCGATCTGTTTGAAAAAGACACGAAGGTTTGGAAGGTCCTGGTCGACGGCCAAGAGTTCGTTGTCAACGAGGAACCCGAGACCAAAGTGGCGTCGCTGGTCGGCTCGTGGAAGCTTCGGATGCCGGCGGATTCGGCAACCCAAGTGAAGCTCGCGATCACACAAAAAGACGGCCGCTTGTCGGCAGAATTGATCGGCACCACCCCCAAGGAAGAGACGGACGAAGAAGTGCTCGAAGGCGAGAAAGAAAACCTGAAGGAGTCGAGCGACGAATCGGTTGATGGCGACACCGCCAGCAGCAAAACGGACGACGAAGAGTCGGACACTGAAAGCGAGTCCGATGCCTCAGACGAAACGAAATCGGAAGAGGAAGGCTCGAAAGAGAACAAGGACGAGGAACCCAAGGAGCAGACCAGCAAGCAAAAACTGAAGAAGATCGTTCAACGATTGGATCAGTTCGCTGGCCAGATCACTTGCGAGGATTCGGAAGACGCTTTGTGCCAGGCTCTTGGATTGCCCGAAGGCACGCACCGAGTGGTGATTCGTTCGGGTGCCAAATCGTTGGAGAAGGTATCCGAATCCGAGCCGCTGTCGATCGAGTTCTATCCGATCGGGAAGCCAGCCCGGCGTTTTGAGACCAGTTGGGTTGAACCCGAAACGGACTCCGACAAGACACCCGAAGAAGAGTCAACGGATGAAAAGGCGTCTGAGGACGAGGCCCCTGAAGACAAGGACGTCGAAAGCGATGACTCTGACGATTCAAAGGATGCGGATGGCGAACAACCTCCAGAAGTTGAGGTCGCATCGGCAGAGCCCGAGCAGGCCCCCGAAGAATCCGCGGCGGACGAACCTGTTGTTGAAGAACTGCAAGTTGTTCGTCCTCTCGGGGTTTATGGGCGAAGCGAACCGGTCGCTCCCGTGACGCGAGTCTTATTTCAAGGGGCTTTGGTTTGGACCTGTGAGGATCGCGACGACCTCCGAGTCCCGGAAACACCGATGGATGTGCTGGTTGAAAACGGCCGAATCGTCGCCGTCGACGAACACATCACGGTGCCGACGGGGGAAGACTGCACGATCATCGATGCATCGGGCAAACACATCACTCCGGGCCTGATCGATTGCCACTCGCACGCGGCGACTGACGGGGGCATCAATGAATCCGGACAAGTCGTCACGTCGGAAGTTCGCGTCGGTGACTTCATCGACAACACCGACATCACGATCTATCGGCAGTTGGCCGGTGGGGTGACGACCGCGAATATCCTGCACGGCTCTGCGAATCCGATCGGAGGCCAAAACCAAGTGGTGAAGTTCCGTTGGGGAGATTCGATGGATGACTTCCGGTTCCAAGACGCTCCGCTGGGGATCAAGTTCGCACTCGGCGAAAACGTCAAGCGAAACACGTCGCGCTATCCCAACACGCGAATGGGAGTCGAGCAATTGCTCCGCGACCAATTCCTGGCGGCCCGCGAGTATGCCGGGGCGCATCGTCGCTGGAGTTCGGGGCAACGCGACACGTTGCCGCCACGAGTGGATTTGCAGCTGCAGACGCTGGTGGAGATTCAGGATGGCAAGCGTTGGATTCACTGTCACAGTTATCGCCAGGACGAGATCATGGCGACGCTGGATGTGCTTGATGAATTCGGGATTCGGATTGGATCTTTGCAGCACATCTTGGAAGGCTACAAAGTGGCTGACCGCATGGTGGAGCACGGTGCAATGGCATCCTCCTTCGCAGATTGGTGGGCCTACAAGTTCGAGGTCTACGATGCGATTCCTTACAACGGTGTTTTGATGCACAACAAAGGCATCGTGGTTTCTTACAACAGCGATGATGCTGAGATGGGACGGCACCTCAACACCGAGGCTGGCAAGGCCATCAAGTATGGCGGCGTGCCACCAACGGAAGCGTTGAAGTTCGTCACGCTGAATCCGGCCAAACAACTTCGGATCGAAGACCGTGTGGGTTCGATCGAAGTCGGCAAAGAGGCGGACTTGGTCGTTTGGAGTGGCCCCCCGATGTCGACGACTTCGCGTTGCGAACAGACATGGATCGACGGTCGTCCGATGTTCCGATTGCAGGACGAGGCGAAACTGCGTGCTCGCGACGAGGCCTGGCGAAACGAACTGATTCAGGAATTGCTTGATGGCAAGCCGAAGACCGATTCGGAAGAACCGTCCAAGGACGACGATGAGAAAGCATTGGCAGACCACCAAACGATGGAACTGAAGGAGGAGGAACGCTGGCTGCGTTACGACGAGTTCTGCAATTCTCGCGGTGCTCAACAAAGTGTTCAACAAAACGCCCGGCAAGCTGCCCAACAAGCGGCGAAGTCACAACGATCGGAGGAAGTCCAATGA
- a CDS encoding YaiI/YqxD family protein → MKIWIDADAAPRDVKDVVFRAAKRLDVVTILVANAPVGVPANATTVRSVVVREGADQADRYIVHHGEKGDLAVTADLPLAGLLVEKGLFVIDPRGEEYSPATITSRLSMRNFMDDLRGAGVETGGSAPYGPKDKKAFASTFDRLLTKALRRAQTPSE, encoded by the coding sequence GTGAAAATCTGGATCGATGCTGATGCGGCACCGCGAGACGTCAAGGACGTTGTGTTCCGTGCCGCAAAACGTTTGGACGTGGTAACGATTTTGGTCGCGAACGCCCCGGTGGGAGTGCCTGCCAACGCGACGACCGTTCGGTCGGTGGTGGTTCGCGAGGGAGCCGATCAAGCGGATCGGTACATCGTCCACCACGGTGAAAAAGGGGACTTGGCGGTGACAGCGGACCTGCCCCTGGCGGGATTGCTGGTCGAAAAAGGTCTGTTTGTGATCGATCCCCGCGGCGAAGAGTATTCTCCCGCGACCATCACCAGTCGCCTTTCGATGCGAAATTTCATGGACGATCTTCGCGGTGCGGGGGTCGAAACCGGCGGCAGCGCCCCTTATGGCCCCAAGGACAAAAAGGCGTTTGCGTCCACGTTCGATCGGTTGCTCACCAAGGCTCTGCGGAGGGCTCAAACGCCCTCGGAGTGA